In the Quercus lobata isolate SW786 chromosome 5, ValleyOak3.0 Primary Assembly, whole genome shotgun sequence genome, one interval contains:
- the LOC115988517 gene encoding peroxisomal membrane protein PMP22-like → MAKKGLLNQYLLQLQHHPLRTKAITAGVLSGISDLVSQKLTGIQKIQLRRLVLKVLFGVLYLGPFGHFLYIVLDKIFKGKRDSKTVAKKVVLEQLTSSPWNNLLFMVYYGLVIEGRPWTHVKTKIKKDYPSVQLTAWTFWPVVGWVNHQYVPLQFRVIFHSFIAFGWGIFLNLRARSMALTKAK, encoded by the exons ATGGCAAAGAAGGGTTTGTTGAACCAGTACTTGTTGCAGCTTCAGCATCATCCACTGAGAACCAAG GCAATTACAGCAGGGGTGTTGTCGGGGATCAGTGACTTGGTTTCGCAGAAGCTCACTGGGATACAGAAGATTCAACTGAGAAGGCTTGTTCTCAAAGTG CTTTTTGGAGTCTTATATCTTGGACCTTTTGGGCATTTCCTGTATATTGTACTGGACAAAATTTTCAAGGGCAAGAGGGACTCAAAAACAGTAGCCAAGAAG GTGGTGCTGGAACAGTTGACATCTTCACCTTGGAACAACTTGCTCTTTATGGTTTACTATGGGTTGGTTATTGAGG GAAGACCCTGGACGCATGTGAAAACTAAAATTAAGAAGGATTATCCATCAGTGCAGCTTACAGCTTGGACG TTCTGGCCAGTTGTTGGGTGGGTGAATCACCAGTATGTGCCGTTGCAGTTTCGTGTCATTTTCCATAGCTTCATTGCATTTGGCTG ggGAATATTTCTGAATCTACGAGCAAGATCCATGGCATTGACAAAGGCGAAATGA
- the LOC115991079 gene encoding uncharacterized protein LOC115991079: MGEIGDDSKTLREMFSPITTNPTSCIVLPATTAAHFELKPQIIHLLPTFHGLDREDPYMHDKAKAWLNSLSPGSITSWELLVTKFLSKFFPMAKTNALRREIANFYQDEQEKFYESWERFKDLILKCPHHGFETWRLVQYFYNGLTQTNRKMIESMNGGGFLSLRDDEAYKFLENLSESSQQWDFSNRRERSAPIIKKGGLYEVSEDLDIKARLENLTRKVEALALGRGMNFVNKVQSETCSICASPMHTTQMYPSIAGYPNFYTEQANALNNYGKPLASPFSETYNPNWQNHPNLSWRQNHSPTNIAGQQVHQQSQFRPPTQAFPPIPQSTPQFMAPPRPQSSLEESLKTFMQSTSQAIQEIKSSTHLNTQAISKLENQVGQLATQVGEREKGKFPNQPIPNPKGQYAINGSFSSIHAHESVQSIITLRSGKQVDNQVKMPEVEDDENIVLKEKGTHSSQDDHREKKGNSTSIPIQDLSSPLDRRFVPKAPFPQSLMSPQKSAQFGDILEVFKQVQINIPFLDAIQQVPAYAKFLKDLVIMKRKTNVPKKAFLTEQVSSIIQNKYLVKCKDPGSPTISCRIGDHLIA; this comes from the exons ATGGGAGAAATAGGAGATGATTCAAAAACTCTTAGGGAGATGTTCTCACCTATAACCACCAACCCTACATCTTGCATAGTATTGCCTGCAACCACTGCTGCACATTTTGAGTTGAAGCCACAGATAATCCACCTTCTTCCTACTTTTCATGGATTGGATAGAGAAGATCCTTATATGCAT GATAAGGCAAAAGCATGGCTTAATTCTTTGTCACCTGGATCTATCACTTCATGGGAACTATTGGTCACAAAATTCCTCTCTAAATTTTTCCCAATGGCCAAGACCAATGCTTTGAGGAGagaaattgcaaatttttatcAAGATGAACAAGAGAAATTTTATGAGAGTTGGGAGAGATTTAAGGACTTGATCTTAAAGTGTCCTCATCATGGTTTTGAAACATGGAGACtagtacaatatttttataatggttTGACTCAAACAAATCGTAAAATGATTGAGTCCATGAATGGTGGTGGATTTTTGAGTCTTAGGGATGATGAGGCATACAAATTTCTTGAGAATCTATCAGAAAGCTCACAACAATGGGATTTTTCCAATCGTAGAGAGAGATCTGCCCCTATAATTAAGAAAGGAGGATTGTATGAAGTCAGTGAAGATTTAGACATAAAAGCTAGGTTGGAAAATCTCACTCGTAAGGTTGAAGCTTTAGCTTTAGGTAGAGGGATGAATTTTGTCAATAAAGTTCAAAGTGAAACATGCTCTATTTGTGCAAGTCCTATGCATACAACACAAATGTATCCCTCCATAGCTGGTTACCCTAATTTTTATACTGAGCAAGCAAATGCACTAAATAATTATGGAAAACCACTTGCTAGTCCATTTTCGGAGACATACAATCCAAATTGGCAAAATCATCCTAATCTCTCTTGGAGGCAGAACCATTCCCCCACAAATATAGCTGGACAACAAGTGCATCAACAAAGTCAATTTCGTCCACCTACTCAAGCATTTCCTCCCATTCCTCAATCAACTCCTCAGTTTATGGCACCACCAAGACCACAATCATCTTTGGAGGAGTCTCTCAAAACTTTCATGCAATCAACTAGCCAAGCCATTCAAGAGATAAAAAGTTCCACCCATTTGAATACTCAAGCTATTTCGAAGTTGGAAAATCAAGTTGGCCAGTTAGCAACCCAAGTTGGAGAGAGGGAAAAAGGAAAGTTTCCTAATCAACCTATACCTAACCCAAAAGGGCAGTATGCAATTAATGGTTCTTTTAGTTCTATTCATGCACATGAATCTGTTCAGTCTATTATTACCCTTAGGTCTGGTAAGCAAGTTGATAATCAAGTGAAAATGCCAGAAGTGGAGgatgatgaaaatattgtgttaaAGGAAAAGGGAACTCATAGTTCACAGGATGATCATAGAGAAAAGAAGGGCAACTCAACCTCAATTCCAATTCAGGATCTTAGTTCTCCCCTTGATAGGAGGTTTGTTCCTAAAGCTCCATTCCCTCAAAGTTTAATGAGTCCTCAAAAAAGTGCACAATTTGGAgatattttagaagtttttaagCAAGTACAAATTAATATTCCATTTCTTGATGCAATTCAGCAAGTTCCTGCTTATGCTAAGTTTCTAAAAGATCTTGTGATAATGAAGAGAAAGACAAATGTCCCTAAAAAGGCATTTTTGACAGAGCAAGTTAGTTCAATCATTCAGAATAAATATCTAGTGAAATGTAAAGACCCTGGATCTCCTACAATTTCATGCAGGATTGGGGATCATCTCATTGCGTGA